One segment of Apus apus isolate bApuApu2 chromosome 1, bApuApu2.pri.cur, whole genome shotgun sequence DNA contains the following:
- the XK gene encoding endoplasmic reticulum membrane adapter protein XK, translating into MKFPGSVLVSLVLFVAETAAALCLGAAYRAAGDRMWQWLTLLFALLPCALVQLSLVFIHRDVSRDRPLVLLLHLLQLGPLVRCVEVFYIYFHAGRVEEPYVSITKKRQMPKDGYSEEIEKEVGQAEGKLCTHRSAFSRASVIQAFLGSAPQLTLQLYICVLQQEITAARSVFMVLSLLSIVYGALRCNILAIKIKYDDYDISVKPAAYLCIFMWRSFEIATRVTVLVLFSSVLQIWTLPVVLVNFFGFFFYPWILFWQSKSPFPENIEKALTRVGTTIVLCLLTFLYAGINMFCWSAVQVKLNDPDLINKSQNWYRLTVYYMLRFIENAFLLLMWYIYKTDVYLYVCAPLLVLQLLIGYCMAVLFMLVFYQFCHPCKKLFSSSISEAFLSCFKFLCFICKPPKSTVLTNKAEVKTPENTDEAWSSSKTTDSQKGNPYQSVSSNA; encoded by the exons ATGAAATTCCCGGGCTCCGTCCTCGTCTCCCTCGTCCTCTTCGTGGCCGAGACAGCGGCCGCCCTGTGCCTGGGCGCGGCGTACCGCGCGGCGGGGGACCGCATGTGGCAGTGGCTGACGCTGCTCTTCGCCCTCCTGCCCTGCGCGCtggtgcagctcagcctggtcTTCATCCACCGCGACGTCAGCCGCGACCGCccgctggtgctgctgctgcacctcctGCAGCTCGGGCCCCTCGTCAG GTGTGTGGAAGTCTTTTACATTTACTTCCATGCTGGCAGAGTGGAAGAGCCGTATGTCAGCATCACAAAGAAGAGACAGATGCCCAAGGATGGGTACTCTGAAGAAATTGAGAAGGAAGTGGGCCAGGCTGAAGGCAAGCTGTGTACACACAGGTCTGCATTCAGCAGGGCATCTGTGATTCAAGCATTCCTCGGCTCAGCACCCCAGCTCACACTCCAGCTCTACATCTGTGTCTTGCAGCAGGAGATCACAGCTGCCAGAA GTGTTTTTATGGTCCTTTCTCTCCTGTCAATTGTATATGGTGCCTTACGCTGCAACATCCTGGCTATTAAGATTAAGTACGATGATTATGACATCAGTGTGAAACCAGCTGCCTACCTCTGCATATTCATGTGGAGAAGCTTTGAGATTGCTACACGTGTTACGGTGTTGGTCCTTTTCAGTTCAGTCCTTCAAATCTGGACTCTCCCTGTTGTGCTCGTgaatttctttggttttttcttCTACCCATGGATTCTCTTCTGGCAAAGCAAGTCTCCGTTTCCTGAGAACATAGAGAAGGCATTGACCAGGGTTGGCACGACCATTGTCTTGTGCCTTCTCACCTTCTTGTATGCTGGCATTAACATGTTTTGCTGGTCGGCCGTGCAGGTGAAGCTCAACGATCCTGACTTAATCAATAAATCCCAGAATTGGTACCGGCTGACCGTGTATTACATGCTGCGATTCATTGAGAATGCGTTCCTCCTGCTGATGTGGTACATCTACAAAACCGATGTCTACCTGTATGTCTGTGCCCCGTTGTTGGTCTTGCAGCTCCTGATAGGTTACTGCATGGCTGTCCTCTTCATGTTGGTATTCTACCAGTTCTGCCACCCGTGTAAAAAGCTTTTCTCATCCAGCATTTCCGAAGCTTTCCTCTCATGTTTCAAGTTCCTCTGCTTTATTTGTAAGCCTCCCAAATCCACCGTACTGACAAACAAGGCAGAGGTGAAAACTCCTGAAAATACTGATGAAGCATGGAGCAGTAGCAAGACAACAGATTCTCAAAAGGGGAATCCTTATCAAAGCGTTTCTTCCAATGCTTAG